The genomic window AGGCCCCGCCAGAAGGCGACGCACACGGACCGCGTGCCGATGCCGTTCATGGCTCCCGCGCGCCTCCCCGGGAGCCCCCGCGTCAGGTCCCCATCTCCCACGAGGCGAGGTACTTCTTCTGCTCGGGGGTGAGCCGGTCCATCGAAACGCCCATCGCCTTCAGCTTCAGGCGGGCGACCCAGTCGTCGATCTCCGCGGGAACGGTGTAGACCTTCGCCACGAGGCTCCGGTGGCGCTTCACGCAGTACTCGGTGCTGAGGGCCTGGACCGCGAAGCTCATGTCCATCACCGAGGCCGGGTGCCCCTCGGCGGCGGCGAGGTTGATGAGCCGCCCCTCGGCCAGGATGTAGATTTTCCGGCCGTTCGGCAGGACGTACTCGTCCACGAAGTTCCGCACCCCGCGGTTCACCTTCTTCGCGATCTTCTGCAGCCCCTCTATGTCGATCTCCACGTTGAAGTGGCCCGAGTTGGCGACGATCGCCCCGTTCTTCATCGCCTTGAAGTGCGCGGGGCGGATGACATGGATGTCGCCGGTCAGCGTGCAGAACAGGTCCCCGACGCGGGCCGCCTGCGCCATCGGCATCACGCGGTAGCCGTCCATCAGCGCCTCGAGGGCCCGGATCGGGTCGACCTCGGTGACGATGACGTTCGCGCCCATCCCGCGGCAGCGTGAGGCGAAGCCGCGGCCGCACCAGCCGTACCCGGCCACGACCACGGTGCTCCCCGCGAGGAGGATGTCGGTGGCGCGGATGATGCCGTCCACCGTCGACTGCCCGGTGCCGTAGCGGTTGTCGAACATATGCTTGGTGGCCGCGTCGTTCACCGCGATGACCGGGAACCTGAGCGCCCCGTCCTTCTCCATCGCCCGGAGCCGAATGACCCCGGTCGTCGTCTCCTCCATGCTCCCCATGATCTGCTTCGCCATCTCGGGGTGCTCGGAGAGGATCGCGGAGACGAGGTCGGCCCCGTCGTCCATCGTGATGCGCGGGGAGTGCCGTATCGCGGCGTGGATGTGCGCGTAGTAGGTCTTGCGGTCCTCCCCCTTGATCGCCTGGACCTTGATGCCGTACTGCTTCACGAGGCTCGCGGCGACGTCGTCCTGCGTGCTCAAAGGATTCGAGGCGCAGAGCAGCAGGTCCGCCCCGCCCGCCTGGAGCGTCCGCGCCAGATTCGCCGTCTCCGCCGTCACGTGCAGGCACGCGGACATCCGCAACCCCTTCAGCGGCTTCTCGCGCGTGAACCGCTCGCGGACAAGGCGGAGCACCGGCATCTCCGCGTCCGCCCACTCGATCCTCTTCGTCCCCCCGGCCGCAAGACCGAGGTCCTTCACGTCGTATCCCTGTGCGCTCATCGTCACTCCCTGTTCTTGTCCCCCGTCGGCCTAGAGCCCCGCGGCCTTCCGCAGCGCCTCCGCCTTGTCGGTCTTCTCCCAGGTGAAGCTCGGAAGCAAGCGGCCGAAGTGCCCGTTCCGCGCCGTCTCGCGGTAGATCGGACGGCGCAGCTTCAGATG from Chlamydiota bacterium includes these protein-coding regions:
- a CDS encoding adenosylhomocysteinase — encoded protein: MSAQGYDVKDLGLAAGGTKRIEWADAEMPVLRLVRERFTREKPLKGLRMSACLHVTAETANLARTLQAGGADLLLCASNPLSTQDDVAASLVKQYGIKVQAIKGEDRKTYYAHIHAAIRHSPRITMDDGADLVSAILSEHPEMAKQIMGSMEETTTGVIRLRAMEKDGALRFPVIAVNDAATKHMFDNRYGTGQSTVDGIIRATDILLAGSTVVVAGYGWCGRGFASRCRGMGANVIVTEVDPIRALEALMDGYRVMPMAQAARVGDLFCTLTGDIHVIRPAHFKAMKNGAIVANSGHFNVEIDIEGLQKIAKKVNRGVRNFVDEYVLPNGRKIYILAEGRLINLAAAEGHPASVMDMSFAVQALSTEYCVKRHRSLVAKVYTVPAEIDDWVARLKLKAMGVSMDRLTPEQKKYLASWEMGT